AATGTGCCCAATAGATCCGCCTTTCACGAATTTTACCTCGATTATTCCCACTTTGCGAAATTTGACCTTGTCCAATCCCATTGGACCGGATGCGGCCTGCAATCCCTATACGAATGAAACGTGTGCGCTGACACCGTCGCAAAATCTTGGAGGGGGCGCTTGCGTCGTTGAAATGCAGGAGCCGTTGACGGACTTTTCTTCGTGTCCGGAATCTTGGTCCTACCACTTGCGCACCTTTTCGGGTACCTTCGAAGAAGCAACGCAACAGCGTTTGTTCGTCACGCACAACGGAAGCTGTGGTGCCTGCTCCAGTTTACAAGATTTGGCCGTGTATATGGAACAGGGCGCTAACCTTCGGGAGGCAAGCTCCCGCTGCGGTGCTCTTGGTCTGATCGACGCGGATCGGGCAATTCAGTGTTTCGAAGAGATCGGTTTCTCCACAGAATGGGCGACAATTTGGTACTTCAACACCGAGAAAACGGCCGAAGCCTGTATTCTACTGTGTGCGCCTTTTGTCTTGTCGGGCAACTCGCCAAATGGAGATCCACCCACCTGCCCGTTAGCGCCCTGCATCGATTGCGACGAAACCCAGGCGGGTCCCATCTTTCGAGCGTTCGCCGGTCGAACGCGGCGGAACTCTGGGCTTCTTTCGGACATTATTCGGCCTTGCGATCAAGTTGTTCGTGTGGAACAGGTCGATCCGTGTGCTCGTGCGACGCTTGCACCGAGCATGGCACCAGCCACGACTCCCCCGTCTTCCTCCATTAGGTGGGGGTTTCCGGTACGAGGAGCCATATGTACGGCGGTGCTACTATCCCTACACTGACTACTTATTTGATCGTTGCTTTTCCGATGTTATCTCGCCTGCTGTAAAAGAAAAGAGAAAGTCGTGTTTAAGAAAATGCTGCTACCGTTACCTTACTTTAAGCCTAGCAGAGCTTTAGATATGTACGGATCCATTTTTGCTGCATGTCTCTCTATGTGTCTGTATGGCGCCGACATTGCTGAATGTTAGAGTCAGCTTCGATAGACAAATGCGTGCATTATAGTAGATCCGACGGCATGCTAACTTCACATTCAGGGAAACAGAAGAGCGGGATTGTCTCGGGATTCTCTCTCCTTGGATTGTTCAAAAGAGAGGCCCCTCCAGAACGATATCATCGAGACGTCATTGCAATTTCCTAACGGATTCCGTATCATTTATGGATTGCATAAGCGCTCGTTCGTCGAGTTCGGCCTGTATGTTGTCCTCCATTTGTGCAGAAGGGCGGTTGCTGACCTTTAGTTTCTCCTGTGTTCGCCAGACCTCTAACCATGTCCACCCCATTTCGGCGCCTTGTGCAATTCCGTACGTACCAGCGACAACAAAACATGTACCACCAACCCCGACGGCTAACCATAGAGGGGCGGTTTTCCCCAAAAAGTCCGCCGCCAAGGTTGAGACGGATATGCCTAGCAGAGTAAAAATGGCCGTCCGCACGCGCCGAACGTTTGGTGGTCCCTGTCGCCGCCGAGGATGAAAATTGACTACAGAAGCTGCAGAAGAATCGCTTTCTGCATCTGTATTGCTGGGACATGGATTGACGTGCTTTTGCGTGGCCGCTTGCAAAGACAAGTATTCCTTGCCGGTGCGGTAATGCTGTTGGGGTAAAGTCAAGAATAAGACCTGCAGATCCTGATTGTGAAGGGGGCGCATTTTGTGTCCGGGTAGCAACACATCTTCTAATAATACAACCTGTCCTGGCTGAAATTCTTTCGCCACGTTGGAGTTGAGCTCCATGACCAGGGGAGTCAACGCCACGACCAAGACCGGGTGCTTTCCATCCGTTCCACTCCACGATGTAGACGTTGTACCCGCCAACGTGTGTCGAAAGTAGGCATCCTTGATTGGCTGTGGCGAAGTCGTTGATCCCGTCACTCCACATTCCCAGTACGGAAGAGCCAAGGGCGTGTCGTCGAAATGGGCCAGCTTGTCCTGCGGATCGTTGTAGACCCGTGCGGCAATGACGTACCCTTCCGGGGGTTGATGCGTGCCCGAAGCAGAAGATGACGGCACCTTGGGCACAAAAGGCAGGTGACTATTGCTGCTAGGAGTACCATTGGACGATGCAGTATTGTTCTGAGGCTGTTTTTCTTGCTCGTCAATGTGTTTATTGCTGTCGGACGTCTCCGAAGCCGTCGACGAAGCTCCCCACATGCGCTTGTTTCCGGAATGTGATGTACCCTCTGATGGACCATCTTGGGATGCATCCGCAGTAGCTGCGGACGTGTCCGTTGCCGTAGACGAAAGTTCGGACGCTGAGTTATGAGTCGTCGGTACGctattttcttcttccgcttctCTCGTCTTGCGGAAACTGGCGTTGGAATCCGGCTGTTCGTGTCTGTCCCCCGGGCCTCCTGACGCGTCCATTACGGTGGGAAGAGAGTCTCCGTAAGTCTCGCTTTGGCTAAGGCTCTTCTCCTCTTTCGATTCGATTGGATCTCCGGAGACTATCGTTTCCGCTCCGCAAACCCAGAGGTTGTTATGACCTGGATTTTTGGCGAGGAGAGACCAATACAGGATCACCACGACGCAAACGCGTGAAGGTTTCATGGTTTTTTGTTTGCCAAATCGGCTGTGCAAACGACGGATGCAAGCAACTCCAGGAGTGTGTCGCACTCAGGCTGCTTAGAAATCAAGTGACTGTCCGTACTTGGAGGAAAGGTATACAACGACTCGACTCCCGGTGGACGTTGATTTTCTTGTCACTCGACACGAAACGAACAAATTTAGGGAATCTCGAAGTTTGCTGGTGTGCGTTGAACCATAGCTACCTTATAACTTCGATGTCCGGAATGTCacaaattgactgtgaagcagTTTTCGAGAGACGGAAATCCTCGGGTGAGAGGGCCGGGTCAGGTATCTTACCAAATCGTCTGACCAACATTCCTGTCCAGAAAACCGAACGGTCAATTGAGAAATATTTAAAATACTATTTTGTATTTGAAAATGCAAAGACGAATAGTCTGCTAGACCCACCGTTCGTTCTGGCCAGTCAGATCGAAGGCAGGCAGTACCCAATACATACCGTAACTCCGAGCCAGTGAAACAATCGATTTGAAGAGACGGGACGATTGGAAAGAACAAATTCCTCTCAACGTCCCCCAAAACAGTCCGTTTCATTGCTCCCGTTTGCGCCTCCGCCAAAATGCCACCGTCTTCCAAGGCTCGGCTTCCCACCCAAGAAGCGTTACCGGCGGGAACAACTCGCGTTTGCCTCAAGAATTTGCCCCCCTCGTTCTCGTCGCATGATTTACGAACCTTTGTCCGCGAACGGTTGTTGCCGCTCGATCCCCACGTGAAACTTACGGACTGTCGAGTGCTGCTCAAGAAGGACGGAAAGTCTAGACGCATGGGATTTTGCGGGTTTGCTACTCCCAGTACGGCTCAAGTGTGTGTACGGCAACTGGACAAGGCCTATTGCCGGACCAACAAACTCGTAGTGGAATTTGCTACGCTCCCCGCATCGTTGGCCACGACCACTGCGAACGATCCGACGCCTGCCGTTGAAAGTTTCAAACAGGAGAAAAGCTCCGAACCGATAATAACGGACAAAGATCgcaaattggaaaagaaaaaagaggaATTCCTGGCGGTAATGGGTGTGGGTAGCAATGCCGagtccaaaaacaaattcTGGGCCAACGATGATGGTCATTCGGGCACAAATACAAGCGGCGATCAGATTGCAACGAAAGCAACTACTGGAAACCACGATGATTCCGAATCCGATTCCGACAGTGATGACGCTACGGATGAAGACAATGCAGATCCTCTGGAACGCAAACTTCCACTACCCGCTACGGAAGAAAAGAGTTCGTCTGCTCAAACATCCGATCTAGACTTCTTGAAGTCCAAAAAAGTGCAAGTTCAGGATCTGGACGATGCAGAAACCGATAGAATGAATGAAGGACCACacgatgacagtgaatctgGCTCGTCGTCCAGCAACAGTAGCGAAGATTGCGATATTGTAACCCAGTCCAAAGAGGCCCCGAAAGGACAGCCCCAAATACAGGCAGGCTATACAACAGAAAACAACGATAGTGTGGGCGATCATCATTTATTGGCTGGCGAAGACGACGCTGAGGCTAAGAACATAGCTGCAAATCGCTTGTTCCTACGAAACCTGCCGTTCACAGCAACCGAAGACGACTTGAAAACTCATTTTGAAGCCTTTGGTAGTATAGTGGAATGCCACGTCCCCGCTGACGATCAGAAACGGAGCAAGGGCTTTGCATTTGTGACTTTTGTCAAAGC
The sequence above is a segment of the Phaeodactylum tricornutum CCAP 1055/1 chromosome 10, whole genome shotgun sequence genome. Coding sequences within it:
- a CDS encoding predicted protein; this translates as MKKDTPYKVSLLAYVRSHLLLLLVALVVSVVLGDPSYQEQFSFVSHRLLQTTINNSNGLAGFRTCDGCFCIVENEGEMCPIDPPFTNFTSIIPTLRNLTLSNPIGPDAACNPYTNETCALTPSQNLGGGACVVEMQEPLTDFSSCPESWSYHLRTFSGTFEEATQQRLFVTHNGSCGACSSLQDLAVYMEQGANLREASSRCGALGLIDADRAIQCFEEIGFSTEWATIWYFNTEKTAEACILLCAPFVLSGNSPNGDPPTCPLAPCIDCDETQAGPIFRAFAGRTRRNSGLLSDIIRPCDQVVRVEQVDPCARATLAPSMAPATTPPSSSIRWGFPVRGAICTAVLLSLH